From Bos indicus isolate NIAB-ARS_2022 breed Sahiwal x Tharparkar chromosome 4, NIAB-ARS_B.indTharparkar_mat_pri_1.0, whole genome shotgun sequence, the proteins below share one genomic window:
- the LOC109558068 gene encoding ribosomal biogenesis factor-like, which produces MAKNKLRGQKSRNVFHIASQKSFKVKNKAKPVTTNLKKINIVNDEKVNRVNKAFIDIQKEMANFSKGLSLEPLQKQLIPQQCHENVPVNVDEATRLMAQL; this is translated from the coding sequence ATGGCCAAGAACAAACTAAGAGGGCAGAAGTCCAGGAATGTATTCCACATAGCCAGCCAAAAAAGCtttaaggttaaaaataaagcaaaaccagTTACCACTAATCTTAAGAAGATAAACATTGTGAATGATGAAAAAGTTAACAGAGTGAATAAAGCTTTTATAGatatacagaaggaaatggcaaacttcTCAAAAGGCCTTTCCCTCGAACCTCTGCAGAAACAACTGATACCTCAGCAGTGTCATGAAAATGTACCAGTTAATGTTGATGAAGCTACCAGATTAATGGCTCAGTTGTAA